The window AATGGTGAATTCTATTTCTCTATCAGGCGGTATTCCAGGTAATTCCTCAGGAAATACATCTTTGTATTCCTTTACTACATGAATTTCATCAATCTTAGGGCTTGCCTTACTTACGTCTACTACATGAGCTAAATATGCTTGACATCCTTGTCTAAGAAATCTCTTTGCTTGGATAATTGTCAAAAATTTTCTAGCTTGCTTTTGACCTCTCACCATGACTCTCTTTTCATTAGCACCTTTCAAACTCACACGTTTTCTTCTACAGTTTATTTGCGCATCATATTTTGTTAACCAATCCATTCCAAGAAtcacatcaaactctcctagtTTAATAGGAATAAGATCTATCGCAAAGTTCTGTTTTTGAACTAATATTTCACAGTTTGGACACACCTGATCTACTGTGATTACTTCTTGATTGGCTATTTCTATATTCATCATTTCTCCTAAAGGTACAGATTCCATTCCTAACTTATTCATGAGTCGAATAGAAATAAAAGATCTACTTGCTCCGGAATCAATTAACACACAAGCATTTTCAGAGTTTACTAGGAGCGTACCTGATATGACATCATTATCCACCATAGCATCCTTCAGGGTCATGTTGAGGGTTCGCGCAGTTGGCTTGTTATTCTTGTTCTCTAGTGGTGCAGGTAGTTTTGGTGTAGCACTCTCCTGTTGGGTTTGTCTACACTCTTTCGCCACATGTCCTTTCTTTCCACAATTGAAACATGTAATTGACTTCTCCTTACAGGCAGAGGCGTAATGACCTTTCTTTCCGCAATTATAACAAGTAGTGGACTCCTGATAACATGGGGGTGGATGCTTCTTTCCACAAGTCTTACAATCTGGTAATGGAGGTCTTCCTTGTAACACATTTGCAGTTTGTGCAGTCCTAAATCTTTGACTTCCCTCTCGATTCTGTGGCACTTCTCTCTTTATAAAAGGTTTCTTCACACTCGGGTTCCAAGGGTTTTTGCCAGAACTCTGACTATTCTGTGGGGGTTTTCGCTTCCTATCGCCTTTTTCTTTGTTATAAAGCTCATTTCTTGACTCAACAATACAAGCCTTATGTACTAGTGTTGCGTAGCTAGTGATTTCTAAAACAGCAACTCTATTTTGGATCCAGGGCTTTAAGCCCTGCTGAAAACGTCTAGCCTTCTTCTCGTCCGTATCTACTTGATGCGGAACGAACCTAGAAAGCTCGGTAAATTTAGCCTCGTACTCTGCTACAGACATATTCCCCTGTTTGAGCTCCAGAAACTTGAGCTCCATTTGATTCTCTAGATGTTTAGGAAAGTATTTTTCTAGAAATAACTCAGTAAACCTAGCCCAAGATATAATACTAGATCCCTCTAATACTCGCTTAGCTTCCCACCAGTAGTTAGCTTCACCTTTAAGCATAAAAGCAGCAAAAatagttttcttctcttcttctaCACCGACTATCTCAAAAGTCTTCTCTATCTCTCGTAGCCATATCTTGGCTTCAACGGGATCTACCGTTCCTTTGAATTCTGGGGGTTGCAAagatttgaaagatttaaaagaaatagtGGGTTTAGTAAGCTGACTTGAAGAATTCTTCTCTGAGTTAGCTTGAAGATTTTGTTGAAGAAAATCAACAAACATTTGAACAGGATTGGGTTGGGGTTGGAATCCCGGTGGAACTTCAGGGGTTGGCTCATCAACTGGGTTGTCATTTGGATTTGAACTCATCTTGATTCTATTAAGAAGAGACAAAACATGTTAATAATTTTCATCAGAATGTATAAAAATCATGGTTACTTGAAAGTAAAACATGGTTTAATTTCTTTAAAACTCAGTACAgaagttgaaaataaatttgaatatctTATTTAAAAAGAGATTTTGTGTCAAAGTTGCatattttgaaaactttttaaagaaATCTGCAAAACTTAAGTGTCGTTGAAAAccctttttaaaacaattagtcattttgaaatttttttttttttttttattcccgttttttgaaaaatcttccAGTTGAGAGTTGATATGCAAAATATCTGACAATACTGAACAGGTTGAAAGTAAATAACCAGTCGAGGGTGCAAATAAACAGAAAGGAAATAACAACAAAACTCATAAGTGAAAACATCATAGAGGTGGTCATAATATCCGAAGCTTTAAAAGTACAAGTCATGATAGAAACAAAAATACATCTGATCATGTCATTCCTACCACATCATATCTAGTCTGGCTATAACTATACAAAAGGGTCCAAACTACAACACTAC of the Daucus carota subsp. sativus chromosome 4, DH1 v3.0, whole genome shotgun sequence genome contains:
- the LOC135152273 gene encoding uncharacterized protein LOC135152273 produces the protein MSSNPNDNPVDEPTPEVPPGFQPQPNPVQMFVDFLQQNLQANSEKNSSSQLTKPTISFKSFKSLQPPEFKGTVDPVEAKIWLREIEKTFEIVGVEEEKKTIFAAFMLKGEANYWWEAKRVLEGSSIISWARFTELFLEKYFPKHLENQMELKFLELKQGNMSVAEYEAKFTELSRFVPHQVDTDEKKARRFQQGLKPWIQNRVAVLEITSYATLVHKACIVESRNELYNKEKGDRKRKPPQNSQSSGKNPWNPSVKKPFIKREVPQNREGSQRFRTAQTANVLQGRPPLPDCKTCGKKHPPPCYQESTTCYNCGKKGHYASACKEKSITCFNCGKKGHVAKECRQTQQESATPKLPAPLENKNNKPTARTLNMTLKDAMVDNDVISGTLLVNSENACVLIDSGASRSFISIRLMNKLGMESVPLGEMMNIEIANQEVITVDQVCPNCEILVQKQNFAIDLIPIKLGEFDVILGMDWLTKYDAQINCRRKRVSLKGANEKRVMVRGQKQARKFLTIIQAKRFLRQGCQAYLAHVVDVSKASPKIDEIHVVKEYKDVFPEELPGIPPDREIEFTIDLVPGTAPISKAPYRMAPAEMKELATQLQELLDKGVIRPSVSPWGAPVLFVKKKDGSMRLCIDYRELNKMTIKNKYPLPRIDDLFDQLKGASYFSKIDLRSGYHQLKIKPEDVPKTAFRTRYGHYEFLVMPFGLTNAPAAFMDLMNRVFKKYLDKFVIVFIDDILIYSKTKEEHVEHLKVILETLRKEKLYAKFSKCEFWMEQVQFLGHVVSKEGISVDPAKIEAVSNWDRPRTPTEVRSFLGLAGYYRRFVKDFSKIATPLTKLTRKE